In a single window of the Pyrococcus sp. NA2 genome:
- a CDS encoding saccharopine dehydrogenase family protein — protein MKVIILGAGSVGRVIAWDLSKDFDVYVADIDESALQRVKDFANPIKLNANDFQELTEKIRGFDLVVGALPGFLGFKSIKAAIKVGIDMVDVSFMPEDPLKLREEAENAQVTVIFDAGFAPGLSNILMGRIWNEAEDLEEGYIYVGALPKEPRPPLYYRLTWSPKDLIEEYTRPARAIRDGRIVEVDPLSEIKRVKVGDFEFEAFLTDGLRSMLESIRARRLEEWTLRWPGHLEKMKVLKELGFFKPENLDFTLRVIAPLMEYKSRDFSIMEVIGRGEFKNGNEMRFFVYDEADERFFSVSRVTGFTTAIIARIVAEGSCTFGVIPPEILGMRIDTFKRIVDELKERGVKILNEAE, from the coding sequence ATGAAAGTCATAATCCTCGGTGCTGGAAGTGTTGGTAGGGTTATAGCATGGGATCTAAGTAAAGACTTTGACGTTTACGTGGCAGATATAGATGAGAGTGCACTGCAAAGAGTTAAGGATTTTGCAAATCCAATAAAGCTCAATGCAAATGATTTCCAGGAATTAACTGAGAAAATAAGGGGCTTTGACCTAGTTGTTGGTGCTCTTCCAGGGTTCCTGGGATTTAAGTCAATTAAAGCGGCAATTAAAGTTGGAATTGATATGGTAGATGTTTCTTTTATGCCCGAGGATCCTTTGAAGCTCAGGGAAGAGGCCGAAAACGCTCAAGTTACGGTGATATTTGACGCGGGCTTTGCTCCTGGGTTGAGCAATATTCTAATGGGTAGAATATGGAACGAGGCTGAGGATCTTGAAGAGGGTTATATATACGTTGGAGCACTCCCAAAGGAGCCAAGACCACCTCTCTACTATAGGCTTACATGGTCTCCAAAGGATCTCATAGAGGAGTATACCAGGCCAGCAAGGGCAATTAGGGATGGAAGAATCGTGGAAGTTGATCCATTGTCTGAGATTAAAAGGGTCAAAGTTGGAGATTTCGAGTTCGAGGCATTTCTAACCGACGGTTTAAGAAGCATGCTTGAGAGCATAAGGGCCAGGAGACTTGAGGAGTGGACGCTAAGGTGGCCAGGACATCTTGAGAAAATGAAGGTTCTCAAGGAACTAGGATTCTTCAAGCCTGAAAACTTGGACTTTACACTTAGGGTAATTGCCCCCTTGATGGAATATAAGAGTAGGGACTTCTCAATAATGGAGGTTATTGGACGGGGAGAATTCAAAAATGGTAATGAAATGAGGTTCTTCGTTTATGACGAGGCTGATGAGAGATTTTTCTCAGTCTCAAGGGTTACTGGCTTCACAACGGCCATAATAGCCAGAATAGTTGCCGAGGGAAGTTGCACCTTTGGAGTTATTCCACCGGAGATCCTTGGAATGAGGATTGACACGTTCAAGAGAATAGTAGATGAGCTCAAGGAGAGAGGTGTTAAAATTTTAAACGAAGCAGAGTAA
- a CDS encoding type II toxin-antitoxin system VapC family toxin: MSGRRVYLDSSALVKRYVKEKDSDIVKGLYKKAYSGEVTLITSLWNVGEVLGVFDRKRRQGFLDEETYAFLRRALLADVKRLSRLGVLEVVPVHSLILVDAWKLIERHHIYQADALQIVSAKHEMAEEFYTSDKRLHKVAVKEGLNSILLE; the protein is encoded by the coding sequence ATGAGCGGGAGAAGAGTTTACTTAGACAGTAGTGCTCTTGTCAAGCGCTATGTGAAAGAGAAGGATAGTGATATAGTTAAAGGGCTTTACAAGAAGGCATATAGTGGTGAGGTTACGCTAATAACGAGTCTCTGGAACGTGGGTGAGGTTCTTGGAGTCTTCGACAGAAAGAGGCGACAGGGATTCCTGGACGAGGAAACTTATGCTTTCCTCAGGAGGGCCCTCCTTGCGGATGTAAAACGGCTCTCGAGGCTGGGCGTCTTGGAAGTTGTTCCAGTTCATTCTCTGATCCTAGTGGATGCCTGGAAGTTAATTGAGAGGCATCACATTTATCAGGCAGATGCACTTCAGATCGTTTCAGCTAAACACGAAATGGCTGAAGAGTTCTACACCTCGGATAAGAGACTTCACAAGGTGGCCGTCAAGGAGGGCCTTAACTCCATTCTGCTTGAGTGA
- a CDS encoding ribbon-helix-helix protein, CopG family: protein MGKVKTSVYIDEELWKEFRQLALREGSEVSKLLEEAIRNYIIQEIIDVDDSDIPIWFEPIEVGGKPASEIVREMRDEREKSLLRQ, encoded by the coding sequence ATGGGTAAAGTGAAGACAAGCGTTTACATCGACGAGGAACTCTGGAAGGAGTTTAGACAGCTGGCACTCAGGGAGGGGAGTGAGGTTAGCAAGCTCCTTGAAGAGGCGATAAGGAACTACATCATTCAGGAGATAATAGATGTTGATGACTCTGACATCCCGATATGGTTTGAACCTATAGAGGTTGGTGGAAAACCCGCATCGGAGATAGTGAGGGAGATGAGGGATGAGCGGGAGAAGAGTTTACTTAGACAGTAG
- a CDS encoding phosphoribosyltransferase family protein, protein MNQYEVIKEKIKVIRMLRILKKSYTYEDLSKITGLPITVLNRYVRGKVLPSVERAKELSEKLSPYLNLEEEVKRRLRFDSFGFFDTMSVLSDTNLMALIAEEVALKFMRTGVSKVLTAATDGIPLAVHIANELGIDVVYAKKKKEVGVEKFYEVNYVPSASGSITTLYLPTWALKRGERVLIVDDVVRSEETQRALIELCRQADATPVGMFFLISVGDIIDRLQEEYNIPVEALVKL, encoded by the coding sequence ATGAACCAATATGAAGTCATCAAGGAGAAGATCAAGGTTATCAGGATGCTCAGAATTTTAAAGAAGAGTTACACGTATGAAGATCTCTCCAAGATTACTGGATTACCCATTACAGTTTTAAACAGATACGTGAGAGGTAAGGTTCTTCCAAGTGTCGAGAGAGCCAAAGAGTTATCTGAAAAATTAAGTCCTTATCTGAACTTGGAAGAGGAGGTAAAGAGAAGACTAAGGTTTGATTCCTTTGGATTCTTTGACACAATGAGTGTGCTCAGCGACACAAATTTGATGGCACTCATAGCAGAAGAGGTTGCTCTCAAGTTCATGAGAACTGGAGTTAGCAAAGTTCTAACCGCTGCGACAGATGGCATTCCCCTGGCTGTACATATAGCAAATGAACTTGGAATAGATGTTGTCTATGCAAAGAAAAAGAAGGAGGTTGGAGTTGAGAAGTTCTACGAGGTTAATTATGTTCCGAGTGCTTCAGGGAGCATAACAACCTTATATCTTCCTACATGGGCCCTAAAGAGAGGGGAGAGAGTGCTTATCGTTGATGATGTCGTAAGGAGTGAAGAGACCCAAAGGGCCTTAATAGAACTCTGCAGACAGGCAGATGCAACACCAGTTGGAATGTTCTTCCTGATAAGCGTTGGGGATATAATAGACAGACTCCAGGAAGAGTACAACATTCCCGTGGAAGCCTTAGTAAAGCTCTAG
- a CDS encoding Lrp/AsnC family transcriptional regulator — protein MELDELDRKIIDILLRDSRTSYREIAKELNVAVGTIYNRIKKLEDSGIIQGFTVKLNYEHVGYELTAIMGIKAQGKKIREIERIIAKDKRVMCVYDVTGDYDIIVIAKFRNREEMNGFVKSVLSIDGVEKTNTHVVLEIVKEDFRLEL, from the coding sequence ATGGAGTTAGACGAGTTAGATAGGAAGATTATTGACATATTGCTTAGGGACTCAAGAACATCTTACAGGGAGATAGCCAAGGAGCTAAATGTTGCCGTTGGCACAATTTACAATAGGATAAAAAAGCTTGAGGACTCTGGAATCATACAAGGTTTTACCGTTAAACTGAACTATGAGCATGTTGGCTACGAACTTACAGCAATAATGGGAATAAAGGCCCAGGGAAAGAAAATTAGAGAAATAGAGAGGATAATAGCAAAGGACAAGAGAGTGATGTGCGTCTACGATGTAACGGGAGATTATGACATAATAGTAATAGCAAAGTTTAGAAATAGGGAAGAGATGAATGGCTTCGTTAAGAGTGTATTGAGCATAGATGGGGTTGAAAAAACAAACACACACGTCGTTCTTGAAATAGTTAAAGAGGACTTCAGACTAGAACTCTAG
- a CDS encoding YkgJ family cysteine cluster protein, whose translation MERLLAKINLKTGELDVIDEDFRFKCIDNCGKCCIENDVPLRDEDIERIKELGYDEDYFVDFTKMVYRGSNFLGYTIKKRPFDDACVFLDPETKMCRIYENRPLACRIYPFKLVKHGDELEIYVRDVDCPGINHPEGVPV comes from the coding sequence ATGGAGAGGTTGCTGGCAAAGATAAACCTCAAAACTGGAGAACTCGATGTGATAGATGAGGACTTCAGATTTAAGTGCATAGACAACTGCGGTAAGTGTTGCATTGAGAATGATGTTCCTTTGAGGGATGAAGACATTGAGAGAATTAAGGAGTTAGGATACGATGAGGATTACTTCGTGGATTTCACGAAGATGGTTTATAGGGGATCAAACTTCTTAGGCTATACCATCAAGAAGAGACCCTTTGATGATGCTTGCGTTTTCCTTGACCCAGAAACGAAGATGTGCAGGATTTATGAGAATAGACCCTTAGCGTGTAGAATTTATCCCTTCAAACTAGTGAAACATGGAGATGAACTTGAAATTTACGTCAGGGACGTTGACTGTCCTGGCATAAATCACCCTGAAGGTGTTCCGGTATAG
- a CDS encoding Lrp/AsnC family transcriptional regulator, producing MDVFILLVVKPGLENEIYEILKERPEVKEIYKVYGDYDIILRLSVEGIKALDEFHDRVLRKLPGIELSETLIASSY from the coding sequence ATGGACGTGTTCATCCTCCTGGTGGTTAAGCCAGGACTTGAGAACGAGATCTATGAAATACTCAAGGAAAGGCCGGAGGTAAAGGAGATATACAAAGTCTATGGTGATTACGATATCATCCTAAGGTTGTCTGTTGAGGGTATAAAGGCTTTAGATGAGTTCCACGATAGGGTTCTAAGGAAATTGCCGGGAATAGAACTAAGCGAAACCTTGATAGCGAGCTCTTATTAG
- a CDS encoding signal recognition particle protein Srp54: MVLDTLGKALSNALKKIARAGSVDEALVKEVVRDIQRALIQADVNVRLVLNLTREIQRRALEEKPPAGISRKEHIIKIVYEELTKFLGTEARPIEIREKPTILLMVGVQGSGKTTTVAKLARYFQKRGYKVGVVCSDTWRPGAYHQLKQLLDPYHIEVFGDPQEKDAIKLAREGVKHFKEKGVDLIIVDTAGRHKEEKNLIEEMRQISEAINPHEVILVIDGTIGQQAYNQALAFKEATPIGSIIVTKLDSSAKGGGALSAVAATGAPIKFIGVGEKIDDIEPFDPARFVSRLLGLGDIQGLLEKFKEIEKEIEIKEEDLERFLRGKFTLKDMYAQLEAMRKMGPLKQILRMIPGLGYSLPDELISVGEERLRKFKVIMDSMTEEELMNPEIINYSRIKRIARGSGTSVKDVKELLNQYRQMKKFFKSMNKRQLSRLARRFGM; this comes from the coding sequence ATGGTTCTAGATACGCTTGGAAAGGCACTTAGCAATGCCCTTAAGAAGATAGCAAGAGCGGGTAGTGTTGATGAGGCCCTAGTTAAGGAGGTCGTTAGGGATATTCAGAGAGCTTTAATTCAAGCTGACGTTAATGTTAGACTTGTTCTAAACCTAACGAGAGAAATACAGAGGAGAGCTCTCGAGGAAAAGCCTCCTGCTGGAATTTCAAGGAAGGAACACATAATAAAGATAGTCTACGAAGAGCTGACGAAGTTCCTTGGGACTGAGGCCAGACCAATAGAGATCAGGGAAAAGCCAACGATACTGCTGATGGTTGGAGTCCAGGGAAGTGGAAAAACAACCACAGTGGCAAAGCTCGCAAGGTACTTTCAGAAGAGGGGTTATAAGGTTGGAGTTGTATGCTCGGACACCTGGAGGCCTGGAGCTTATCACCAGCTCAAGCAACTCCTTGATCCTTATCACATAGAGGTCTTTGGCGATCCCCAAGAGAAGGATGCAATAAAGTTAGCCAGAGAGGGAGTGAAGCACTTCAAGGAGAAGGGAGTTGATCTAATAATAGTGGATACCGCTGGGAGACACAAGGAAGAAAAGAACCTTATAGAGGAGATGAGGCAGATAAGTGAGGCGATAAATCCGCATGAAGTTATCTTGGTGATAGATGGAACCATAGGCCAGCAAGCCTACAATCAGGCATTAGCCTTCAAGGAGGCAACCCCGATAGGATCAATAATAGTTACGAAGTTAGACAGCTCAGCAAAGGGAGGAGGGGCTCTCTCGGCAGTTGCAGCAACTGGAGCTCCGATTAAATTCATTGGAGTGGGAGAGAAGATAGATGACATAGAACCATTTGATCCGGCAAGATTCGTTTCTAGATTACTGGGCTTAGGTGACATCCAGGGATTATTGGAGAAGTTTAAAGAGATAGAGAAGGAAATTGAAATTAAGGAGGAAGATTTAGAGAGGTTTCTGAGGGGAAAATTCACACTAAAAGATATGTATGCCCAGTTAGAGGCGATGAGGAAAATGGGACCACTAAAGCAGATACTTAGGATGATCCCTGGACTTGGTTATTCTCTTCCGGATGAATTGATATCCGTTGGTGAGGAGAGGTTGAGAAAATTTAAGGTGATAATGGATTCGATGACAGAAGAAGAGCTTATGAACCCTGAAATAATAAATTACTCGAGGATAAAGAGAATAGCAAGGGGATCAGGCACTTCAGTTAAGGATGTTAAGGAGTTGCTGAATCAATATAGACAGATGAAAAAGTTCTTCAAGAGCATGAATAAGAGACAACTTTCAAGACTAGCAAGGAGGTTTGGAATGTGA
- the tmk gene encoding dTMP kinase, whose product MKGYFIVFEGIDGSGKTTQAKLLAKWFRDNGYEVLLTKEPTDTEFGKLIRKLVLEGSIIDGSRISYEAEALLFAADRAEHVKKIILPALREGKIVICDRYLYSSLAYQWARGLDLEWLIKVNSFAPRADLVILLDLPITKSLERIRGRVIKTEFDKLVELQRKVRENYLKLAEMFPEIRVVDAMANIEDVHNNVVTLVKHELLGL is encoded by the coding sequence ATGAAGGGATATTTCATAGTCTTTGAGGGTATTGATGGGTCTGGAAAAACTACCCAGGCAAAATTGCTTGCGAAGTGGTTTAGGGATAATGGATATGAGGTTCTACTTACCAAGGAGCCCACTGATACAGAGTTTGGAAAGTTGATAAGAAAATTGGTCCTTGAGGGAAGCATAATCGATGGTTCTAGGATAAGTTATGAGGCTGAAGCACTGCTCTTTGCTGCAGATAGGGCGGAGCATGTTAAGAAGATAATTCTGCCAGCGCTAAGAGAGGGCAAGATTGTCATCTGTGATAGATACCTATACTCCTCCCTCGCCTATCAATGGGCTAGAGGACTCGATCTAGAATGGCTCATTAAAGTAAATTCATTTGCTCCAAGGGCAGACCTAGTTATCCTACTAGATCTACCAATAACAAAGAGTTTGGAGAGGATAAGGGGGAGAGTTATAAAGACAGAATTTGACAAATTAGTGGAGCTTCAGAGAAAGGTCAGGGAAAATTACTTGAAGTTGGCTGAAATGTTTCCAGAGATCAGGGTAGTTGATGCAATGGCTAACATAGAGGATGTGCATAACAATGTAGTCACGCTAGTTAAGCATGAGCTTCTGGGTTTATAA
- a CDS encoding phospho-sugar mutase codes for MELYSSEKFNPEELALLGRAIGTIAQGTIVVGRDGRAISRYGKRALVVGIVSTGSTIMDVRLIPLIALRDFATKKGYPYAYVYYYGGVRVEIHGIDVEEVRTILESRAFVEAAPTDIGATVYYPNALEDILHDILKHYNFKLEKRVLVDCMNTPAVLLFPRLSEKFGLQVEMINDMMTSYLPPKPKEVFLQKLAKGDYDFGLRFRPDGVVEFHHKGEIKEFNSLWKLMDFLSSW; via the coding sequence ATGGAATTGTATAGTTCAGAAAAATTCAATCCTGAAGAACTTGCACTCCTTGGAAGGGCCATAGGAACAATAGCCCAGGGAACAATAGTCGTTGGTAGGGATGGCAGAGCTATCTCCAGATACGGAAAGAGAGCTTTAGTCGTTGGCATAGTTAGCACAGGTTCAACGATAATGGACGTTAGGCTTATTCCATTAATAGCACTCAGAGATTTTGCCACCAAGAAAGGTTACCCCTATGCTTACGTATACTATTATGGTGGCGTTAGGGTGGAAATCCATGGGATAGACGTTGAGGAAGTAAGGACAATATTGGAAAGCAGGGCTTTCGTTGAAGCTGCACCCACAGACATAGGGGCCACAGTTTATTATCCAAATGCACTCGAAGACATACTTCATGATATTCTAAAGCATTATAATTTCAAACTTGAGAAGAGGGTTCTAGTTGATTGCATGAACACGCCAGCGGTTCTCCTATTTCCACGATTAAGCGAGAAGTTTGGGCTCCAAGTAGAGATGATAAATGACATGATGACAAGTTACCTCCCTCCGAAGCCTAAGGAGGTATTCCTACAGAAGTTGGCCAAGGGAGATTATGATTTTGGGCTTAGATTTAGACCGGACGGAGTAGTTGAGTTCCATCATAAAGGGGAGATCAAGGAATTCAACAGCCTCTGGAAATTGATGGATTTCCTGAGTTCGTGGTGA